From the genome of Neomonachus schauinslandi chromosome 5, ASM220157v2, whole genome shotgun sequence, one region includes:
- the LOC123324856 gene encoding translation initiation factor IF-2-like: MRQANSRSGCEERLSGFRWVNPRPHRGERHLGAAVGAPQSPTLRAAVAAQAARGRPGPRVEPGPAPPSRPPPQTPSAPRGRAPDPAAGSESLLGADARPAEDSPPFPRGQYSRLRTPLPTSRGKPRAASGQRPLRGRALAPRLDGGTECPPVPPSLPQLPTRSPLPAGARGRANPRSPRRSVPVARLPSSPGSGQRLPTCGCGAERGLQPLPPPAAARESAEPLGAPSAPTAPRPSEAGGPARGGSLRKTGLGALQVTLTHPFPEETRAGRGCRRGGGERRAPGKPWRAAPPVGAQHPPRPTGRGSLPAAFARP; the protein is encoded by the coding sequence ATGCGGCAGGCTAATTCTAGATCGGGCTGCGAGGAACGGCTGTCGGGGTTCCGCTGGGTCAACCCACGCCCGCACCGAGGGGAGAGACACCTTGGAGCAGCCGTCGGCGCCCCCCAAAGCCCTACCCTCCGCGCAGCTGTGGCTGCTCAGGCCGCGAGGGGGCGCCCCGGGCCGCGGGTGGAACCCGGCCCCGCGCCCCCTTCCCGGCCCCCCCCCCAAACTCCCTCCGCACCCAGAGGCCGAGCCCCAGACCCAGCGGCTGGGAGCGAGTCCCTCCTGGGGGCCGACGCGAGGCCCGCAGAGGACAGCCCCCCTTTTCCCAGGGGACAGTACAGTCGCCTGCGAACCCCCTTACCCACCTCCAGGGGAAAGCCTCGTGCCGCCTCTGGGCAGCGCCCCCTCCGCGGAAGAGCACTCGCCCCGCGGCTTGACGGCGGTACTGAATGCCCGCCGGTCCCCCCGTCTCTCCCCCAACTTCCGACGAGAAGCCCCCTCCCCGCGGGCGCACGGGGACGGGCGAACCCCCGCAGCCCTCGGCGTTCAGTCCCCGTCGCCCGACTGCCATCAAGCCCCGGGAGCGGACAGCGGCTCCCCACCTGCGGCTGCGGGGCCGAGCGCGGCCTGCAGCCCCTCCCGCCGCCCGCCGCGGCCCGCGAATCCGCCGAGCCCCTCGGCGCGCCCTCGGCGCCCACCGCTCCGCGTCCGAGCGAAGCTGGCGGCCCGGCGCGGGGTGGTTCCCTAAGGAAAACAGGACTGGGGGCCCTCCAGGTCACCCTCACCCACCCGTTTCCGGAGGAGACCCGAGCAGGGCGGGGATGTAGGCGCGGGGGCGGCGAGCGCAGAGCCCCCGGTAAACCATGGCGGGCCGCGCCCCCTGTCGGGGCTCAGCACCCGCCCCGCCCGACGGGTAGGGGGTCGCTGCCGGCAGCCTTCGCCCGGCCGTGA